The nucleotide sequence AGCGGGGTCGCCATCGTCACCGGCATCGGCGACTCCGGGCCCGCCGGGCTGGCGGTGAACTCGTTCACCGCGGTGTCGCTCGAGCCGCCGCTGGTCGCATTCTTCCCCGCGACACGCTCGACCTCGTGGCCGCGCATCCGCGCCGCCGGGCGCTTCTGCGTGAACATCCTCGGCCACGACCAGGAGGACGTGTGCCGGCGGTTCGCGATGAGCGGGGTCGACAAGTTCGCCGGCCTGGGGTGGAGCGCCGCGCCGTCGGGGGCTCCGCTGCTGGCCGGTTCGCTGGCGTGGATCGACTGCGTGCTGGAGAGTGAGCATCCCGCCGGCGACCACACCCTGGTGCTCGGTCGGGTGACGGCGTTGGAGGCCCGGGACGACGCGGAGCATCCGCTCGCCTTCTATCGGGGTGGCTACGGGCGGTTCCGGCCGGGGGCGTAGGTCACGCTGTCCCGAGCTACAGTC is from Candidatus Dormiibacterota bacterium and encodes:
- a CDS encoding flavin reductase family protein, which translates into the protein MPSTQVHAGIDHQAYRHILGHFLSGVAIVTGIGDSGPAGLAVNSFTAVSLEPPLVAFFPATRSTSWPRIRAAGRFCVNILGHDQEDVCRRFAMSGVDKFAGLGWSAAPSGAPLLAGSLAWIDCVLESEHPAGDHTLVLGRVTALEARDDAEHPLAFYRGGYGRFRPGA